One window of the Clupea harengus chromosome 20, Ch_v2.0.2, whole genome shotgun sequence genome contains the following:
- the LOC116225230 gene encoding extracellular superoxide dismutase [Cu-Zn]-like isoform X2, producing the protein MANYYRYLLLMVLCGCHTCFSDDSIQNEMGPLELTENNGTLYATCRMRPNSKLPTGMPKIYGQVMFKQAHAGGNLSVVINLHGFPAPDGQHRAIHIHQYGDLSEGCSSTGGHYNPLSVNHPDHPGDFGHFLPLNGKIRQTLDSDATLFGGPSVLGRSVVVRAKEDDLGLGGDAGSLLHGNAGERLACCVIGMARPKH; encoded by the coding sequence ATGGCGAATTATTATCGATATCTACTGCTTATGGTCCTTTGTGGCTGTCATACATGTTTCAGTGATGATTCCATCCAAAATGAGATGGGTCCTCTTGAGCTTACAGAAAACAATGGGACTCTCTATGCTACATGCAGAATGCGGCCGAATTCCAAACTCCCCACCGGCATGCCAAAGATTTATGGGCAAGTGATGTTCAAGCAGGCGCATGCTGGCGGTAATTTGAGTGTAGTCATCAACCTACATGGCTTCCCTGCTCCTGATGGACAGCACAGAGCCATCCACATCCACCAGTACGGGGACCTGAGTGAGGGCTGCTCCTCCACTGGTGGTCACTACAACCCCCTCTCAGTTAACCATCCAGACCATCCAGGAGACTTTGGCCACTTCCTGCCCTTGAATGGGAAGATTCGGCAGACACTGGATTCTGATGCCACACTCTTTGGTGGCCCATCAGTTCTTGGCAGGTCGGTGGTGGTCCGTGCCAAGGAAGATGACCTGGGTCTTGGCGGTGATGCAGGAAGCCTCCTTCATGGAAATGCTGGAGAGAGATTGGCATGCTGTGTCATTGGGATGGCAAGGCCCAAACATTAG
- the LOC116225231 gene encoding alveolar macrophage chemotactic factor-like — translation MDNRVLLLLTLSTCVALAQNMGSSMGQRCVCRRIRGKFGSPKQIMDIQILPPSHSCDKLEIVVSLKNGLQYCMNPKAENVEKVIRSIIAMKKKATAPSTTTTSTTSSSSNDE, via the exons ATGGACAACAGAGTTCTCCTTCTTCTCACTCTCAGCACTTGTGTGGCACTAGCACAGA ACATGGGTTCCAGTATGGGCCAACGCTGCGTCTGTCGCAGAATTCGGGGTAAATTTGGATCCCCAAAACAGATTATGGACATCCAaatcctccctccttcccattCTTGTGACAAATTGGAGATTGT AGTGAGTCTTAAAAACGGTCTACAGTACTGTATGAATCCAAAGGCTGAAAATGTGGAGAAGGTTATCAGGTCCATCATTGCAAT GAAGAAAAAGGCCACAGCTCCAAGCACGacaaccaccagcaccaccagcagcagcagcaatgatGAGTAG
- the LOC105912368 gene encoding testis-expressed protein 11-like, which yields MLQRLPKETGYLSLMCYNFGVDSYNQRKYEESSFWLSQSYDIGKMNVNYSPGTKVQAKVLRLLATVYVEWDCQRFKEKALSAISLANKECIYPAGLYLKIRILLTSGAPEEQVRAALTELLECEVTLDMCLSSVRLLMGEDRELLAFDFLKKLCQHFQSSPDLGSALVLHIELLLQRGKELLGKQKIEDVITGT from the exons ATGCTCCAGCGGCTGCCCAAAGAG ACTGGCTATCTGTCTCTAATGTGTTACAACTTTGGAGTTGACTCCTACAATCAAAGGAAATATGAGGAAAGTTCGTTTTGGTTGAG TCAGAGTTATGACATCGGGAAGATGAATGTGAATTACTCCCCAGGGACTAAAGTGCAA GCAAAAGTATTGAGGCTCCTTGCAACAGTATATGTTGAGTGGGATTGCCAGCGGTTTAAGGAGAAAGCTCTGAGTGCCATCAGCTTAGCCAATAAG GAGTGCATCTACCCCGCTGGGCTGTACCTGAAGATCCGCATCCTGCTGACTAGTGGAGCCCCTGAGGAGCAGGTCAGAGCAG CACTCACTGAGCTCCTGGAGTGTGAGGTGACTCTTGACATGTGTTTAAGCTCCGTCAGGCTGCTGATGGGGGAGGACAG AGAGTTGCTTGCCTTTGACTTCCTTAAGAAGTTGTGCCAGCACTTCCAGTCATCCCCCGATCTTGGCTCTGCCCTGGTGCTTCACAtcgagctgctgctgcagagaggCAAGGAGCTGCTGGGCAAGCAGAAGATTGAAGATGTCATCACAGGTACTTAG